One part of the Candidatus Mancarchaeum acidiphilum genome encodes these proteins:
- a CDS encoding ATP-dependent DNA helicase, translating into MDNKVSNLNGTIVIASPGTGKTTRLANKVIELLIGGVQSKDILCITFTEKAAAEMQSKIFKMSKDKGIDQSRIADLKISTFHSYALDYLQEIGNSYQLVSNNIMRYSIYKSFEANKAFNYSKDHIISTLMPNTENAIRYMKSFGITPEKIDMDKARENIREIYNDSRIQSVTLEEVEKFLDYFVSAFKDYESSKKEGFIDYNDMLLKFIEHYDRNARHYKWVLVDELQDVNEMEANIAVMSGDSLFLVGDRKQSIFGFQGGSIGNFNHFSKSGLQLEHLSKNYRSKDRIVEYAKNAFINNIKSREEVDSYIEELKDFSSSEEGGKVRMVNSQKSFGPAVKVLKELGDELNDTAIITRTNGQLLAVSRLLDSEGIKYKTTASNSTSEAAKAEIVNYLKGFFYEDTEYIINALNTAFAGLPTYKAIAISKECSTIKEIKSRAPKFFELRESCSGRIGLNRLFQDVIFPISAQIGMDYFITARTVLNSINEFYELIGYNNDPKELFDYISITQEDYQPPTTDEGVTLTTVHKAKGLEFKNVIYIPKQSERNNLSFIDVVTLAVIKATIGIEVRDELSDEESRVDFVAITRAKDLLYIVADAKFLNSHKVDGISEEIDIKDDIMPEPEHRKYDEAYSMFVNKDYEGAMKALSYKEPWAYNEVKDYFSRINAISFSTIDKFDKPADFLKYVILGINYGNVSLSKGLGVHQIAESMFHGNVDEASMDEEEKPYFDNLKAARAELTKTTGAEQVAAEESIAVPLNSLLSSAPDEMSFHGKIDAVYADENGRYILIDYKTDKTEDYNTAHRKQLEVYRKLYSLKHNVQLDKISSKVMYLGLKGKINTGKMEYDIVDTGNSKTLLNNFLKKTNDFLECKKDPGKFVDIVKKAAEGESDLLLERIIDSM; encoded by the coding sequence ATGGACAATAAAGTAAGCAATTTGAACGGGACCATTGTTATCGCAAGCCCGGGGACGGGAAAGACGACCCGCCTTGCGAATAAGGTTATAGAGCTTCTCATTGGAGGAGTGCAATCAAAGGATATACTCTGCATCACATTTACAGAGAAAGCGGCAGCCGAGATGCAGAGCAAGATATTCAAGATGTCAAAGGATAAGGGGATAGACCAATCAAGGATTGCCGACCTGAAGATATCGACTTTCCACAGCTATGCACTCGATTACCTGCAGGAAATCGGCAATTCATACCAGCTTGTAAGCAACAACATAATGCGCTATTCAATCTACAAGAGCTTTGAAGCCAACAAGGCATTCAATTACTCAAAGGACCACATAATATCAACATTGATGCCGAATACCGAAAACGCGATAAGGTATATGAAAAGCTTTGGTATAACGCCCGAAAAGATAGATATGGATAAGGCAAGGGAAAACATAAGGGAGATATACAATGATTCAAGAATACAATCCGTAACGTTGGAGGAGGTTGAGAAATTCCTTGACTACTTTGTTTCCGCGTTCAAGGACTACGAGAGCAGCAAGAAAGAGGGCTTTATAGATTACAACGACATGCTCCTTAAATTCATAGAGCATTACGACAGAAATGCAAGGCACTACAAATGGGTGCTTGTAGACGAGCTCCAGGACGTAAACGAGATGGAGGCAAATATTGCGGTGATGAGCGGGGATTCGCTATTCCTGGTAGGGGACAGAAAACAATCCATATTCGGGTTCCAAGGCGGCAGCATAGGCAATTTCAATCATTTCAGCAAATCCGGATTGCAGCTAGAGCACTTGAGCAAGAACTACAGGAGCAAGGACAGGATAGTCGAATATGCGAAAAATGCATTTATAAACAATATAAAAAGCAGGGAGGAGGTTGATTCATATATTGAGGAGCTCAAGGACTTCTCAAGCAGTGAAGAGGGAGGGAAGGTGAGGATGGTAAATTCCCAAAAGTCATTCGGGCCCGCAGTAAAAGTGCTTAAGGAATTAGGGGATGAACTGAACGATACCGCAATAATAACAAGGACAAACGGCCAGCTCTTGGCCGTTTCAAGGCTGCTTGACTCTGAGGGAATAAAGTACAAGACAACGGCAAGCAATTCCACCTCGGAAGCAGCCAAGGCCGAGATTGTCAATTACCTTAAGGGATTCTTTTATGAGGATACGGAATACATAATCAATGCCCTGAATACCGCATTCGCTGGGCTGCCGACATACAAGGCGATAGCCATCAGCAAAGAGTGCAGCACGATAAAGGAAATCAAGAGCAGAGCCCCTAAATTTTTCGAGCTTCGCGAAAGCTGCTCCGGAAGGATCGGACTGAACCGCTTGTTCCAAGATGTAATATTCCCCATATCCGCGCAGATCGGCATGGATTACTTTATAACCGCAAGGACCGTACTTAACAGCATAAATGAGTTCTACGAATTAATCGGCTATAACAACGATCCAAAAGAGCTTTTCGACTACATATCGATAACCCAGGAGGACTATCAGCCTCCAACAACCGATGAGGGGGTTACTCTGACAACGGTGCACAAGGCAAAGGGGCTTGAATTCAAGAATGTGATATACATCCCAAAGCAGTCGGAAAGGAACAATCTTAGCTTTATAGACGTTGTAACATTGGCGGTAATAAAGGCAACGATAGGAATTGAGGTAAGGGATGAATTAAGCGACGAGGAGTCGAGGGTTGACTTCGTTGCGATTACCAGGGCAAAAGACCTTCTATACATAGTTGCAGATGCAAAATTCCTCAATTCGCACAAGGTGGATGGAATATCGGAGGAGATAGACATAAAGGACGACATCATGCCGGAGCCCGAGCACAGGAAGTACGACGAAGCCTATTCAATGTTCGTGAACAAGGATTATGAAGGCGCAATGAAGGCCCTTTCGTATAAGGAGCCATGGGCGTATAACGAGGTAAAGGACTATTTCAGCAGGATAAACGCGATATCGTTCTCAACTATAGATAAATTTGACAAACCTGCGGATTTCCTCAAATACGTCATATTGGGGATAAACTATGGGAATGTGTCTTTAAGCAAAGGATTGGGAGTGCATCAGATAGCGGAGAGCATGTTCCACGGAAATGTGGATGAAGCAAGCATGGATGAGGAGGAAAAGCCGTACTTCGACAACCTAAAAGCCGCAAGGGCCGAGCTCACGAAGACGACCGGGGCAGAGCAGGTCGCGGCAGAAGAGAGTATAGCAGTGCCCCTAAATTCTCTCTTAAGCAGTGCACCCGACGAAATGTCATTCCATGGAAAAATAGACGCGGTATATGCAGATGAAAACGGGAGATACATACTTATAGACTACAAGACGGACAAGACCGAGGATTACAACACCGCACATAGGAAGCAGCTGGAGGTATACAGAAAGCTATACTCTTTGAAGCACAACGTACAATTGGACAAGATAAGCTCCAAGGTGATGTACCTGGGTCTAAAAGGAAAGATAAATACAGGCAAAATGGAATACGATATAGTCGATACAGGCAATTCCAAAACGCTCCTGAACAATTTCTTGAAGAAAACGAACGATTTCCTTGAATGCAAGAAGGATCCCGGCAAGTTTGTTGATATAGTGAAGAAGGCAGCCGAAGGCGAAAGCGATCTGCTGCTTGAAAGAATAATAGATTCAATGTGA
- a CDS encoding mevalonate pyrophosphate decarboxylase, with translation MEMTNSEMQELKAMGSAIQKIAQKNGKFLSTKRYTADPHDGEISYGEGNPIIGMEKFLGYYDPSMNIAYSPSISMNTDFSVAKAFCRYSKSGKDSIMVDGTTNEKYLGRMEKALDLFRKENSIEGSFQFFLKRERRYKEAKGLGESAAVASATARALLGCVFGKEAVGDTAFVSRYARLVSGSGSRSAAGGISLWMSFPGIANEECYAERMEADYKGIKFFTIPEKSLIETISAHSAAVQSDFYKNWIFGKYNRIKALLENPFSAEDLLSMAEKDMFRLDGILMSSGFFVHNNSSMSNLGKFFDFKKSNDGVYVTADTGPSLVFFSKDERQLKELEAYLNPPNVLYGNAAVDFHMNPNQKDKEQADNYFSSLE, from the coding sequence ATGGAGATGACTAATTCTGAAATGCAGGAACTGAAGGCAATGGGATCAGCAATCCAGAAGATTGCCCAAAAAAACGGAAAATTCCTTTCAACCAAAAGGTACACAGCAGACCCGCATGATGGAGAGATCAGCTATGGAGAAGGAAATCCTATAATAGGGATGGAAAAGTTTTTGGGCTACTATGACCCATCAATGAACATAGCATACAGCCCGTCAATATCAATGAATACCGATTTCAGTGTTGCGAAGGCGTTCTGCAGGTATTCGAAATCGGGCAAGGACTCGATAATGGTGGACGGCACAACAAACGAGAAGTACCTAGGCAGGATGGAGAAGGCATTGGACCTATTCCGAAAAGAGAACAGTATAGAAGGAAGCTTCCAGTTCTTCCTCAAAAGGGAGCGCAGGTACAAAGAAGCAAAGGGGCTGGGAGAATCCGCGGCAGTGGCTTCGGCAACGGCAAGGGCTCTTTTGGGATGCGTTTTCGGTAAAGAGGCAGTTGGCGATACCGCATTTGTCTCAAGGTATGCGAGGCTTGTTTCAGGATCCGGCAGCAGGTCCGCCGCAGGAGGGATATCATTATGGATGTCATTTCCAGGTATAGCCAACGAAGAGTGCTATGCGGAGAGGATGGAGGCTGATTACAAAGGCATCAAATTTTTCACAATACCAGAAAAGTCATTGATAGAGACGATAAGTGCGCATTCCGCAGCAGTGCAATCAGATTTCTATAAGAATTGGATCTTTGGAAAGTACAACAGGATAAAGGCGCTGCTCGAAAACCCATTTTCAGCCGAGGACCTCCTTTCGATGGCAGAAAAGGACATGTTCAGGCTTGACGGGATACTGATGTCATCGGGATTCTTTGTGCACAACAACAGCAGCATGAGCAATCTTGGCAAGTTCTTCGATTTCAAAAAATCGAACGATGGCGTATATGTCACTGCCGACACCGGCCCAAGCCTTGTTTTCTTTTCGAAGGACGAGAGGCAGCTGAAAGAGCTTGAAGCATACCTGAATCCGCCAAATGTCCTATACGGAAATGCGGCGGTCGATTTCCATATGAATCCAAATCAAAAGGACAAGGAACAGGCGGACAATTACTTCAGCAGCCTTGAGTAA
- a CDS encoding AAA family ATPase: MADYKIIFIGGVPGVGKTSISGALSRKYNIDIMLSGDYLREFARPIISSKGEGNNLMTSVYEAWKEFGEKTNENIIKGYLEQSKPICSGINAVIERADKNGENVIVESLYLNQELLDTLKKYNACSAYLYISDWDLHSKRLNERELYTHKKSPGSRLSAQLDVYRSIMDYSIDLLKKNSMRIFDNTDYAKTRDDVIKFVGEYYGDD; encoded by the coding sequence ATGGCAGATTACAAGATAATATTCATAGGCGGCGTGCCTGGAGTTGGCAAGACAAGCATATCGGGGGCATTATCAAGGAAGTACAATATAGACATAATGCTTTCAGGAGACTATCTTAGGGAGTTTGCAAGGCCAATAATATCATCAAAAGGCGAAGGCAATAACCTGATGACAAGCGTGTACGAGGCTTGGAAGGAATTTGGGGAAAAGACCAATGAAAACATAATAAAAGGATACCTCGAGCAGTCAAAGCCCATATGCAGCGGAATAAATGCGGTGATTGAGCGTGCCGACAAGAATGGGGAAAACGTTATTGTCGAATCCCTTTACCTGAATCAGGAGCTTTTGGACACACTTAAAAAATACAATGCATGCTCCGCATACCTTTACATATCCGATTGGGATCTGCATTCAAAAAGGCTTAACGAGCGCGAACTTTACACGCACAAGAAATCCCCTGGAAGCAGGCTTTCGGCCCAGTTGGATGTATATAGGTCCATAATGGACTATTCAATAGACCTGCTAAAGAAGAACAGCATGAGAATATTTGACAATACGGATTACGCAAAAACACGCGATGATGTAATCAAGTTTGTAGGAGAGTACTATGGAGATGACTAA
- a CDS encoding ImmA/IrrE family metallo-endopeptidase codes for MPTKAVDLDKDKKVDYLKEDKADRALEKEPKVRFNEKDIEQFKSFIKDLYKADLDGFAGIINSYYKDFRPPELYFDFDSSYKTGFKLIDESKINSVVLAAYDRGLNKIIIKRELLDLYKKGEDNVDSIDHALAHELGHSIAMQSDITKNGVYNSKKSIYGTVTDELLANLFAAELMIVKQGLPISNESVARQLIKDNVDIEFFSKDIDAAKIYLKELDNYSTNVVPSIKRISDTVHAKIIDFSNRGLKSLNYETVVKINNVYFDEVKKQLNDYLINALANYSIHVYSAPLLGASRALLSKRMSVGQLINAVSDDISSVKEIRRYLKGSFASVNLKMLSAIESDLIEITSEQPVIEAVNDQDKISNYAEVFLKVADRVEDEFKNMNRHLEMEIESEKRLLKDFSKFKRKFDRGTK; via the coding sequence ATGCCGACTAAGGCTGTTGATCTTGATAAGGATAAAAAGGTGGATTATTTAAAGGAAGACAAGGCGGATAGAGCCTTGGAAAAGGAGCCAAAGGTCAGGTTCAATGAAAAGGACATAGAGCAGTTCAAGTCATTTATAAAAGACCTTTACAAGGCAGATCTTGATGGTTTTGCTGGGATAATAAATTCTTATTACAAGGATTTCAGGCCCCCAGAACTTTATTTTGATTTTGACAGTTCTTACAAGACTGGATTCAAGCTTATTGATGAATCTAAGATCAATTCGGTGGTACTGGCCGCATATGACAGGGGATTAAATAAGATAATAATAAAGAGGGAGCTTCTGGATCTCTATAAGAAAGGCGAAGATAATGTTGATTCGATTGACCATGCACTGGCACATGAGCTCGGGCATTCTATAGCAATGCAGTCAGACATTACCAAAAACGGGGTTTACAATAGCAAAAAAAGCATTTATGGGACGGTAACGGATGAACTGCTCGCCAACCTGTTTGCGGCAGAACTGATGATTGTCAAGCAGGGGCTGCCGATTTCCAATGAATCCGTGGCGAGGCAGCTGATTAAGGACAATGTTGACATAGAGTTCTTTTCAAAAGACATAGATGCTGCTAAGATATACCTAAAGGAACTTGATAATTATTCCACAAATGTTGTACCAAGCATCAAACGCATTTCAGATACGGTTCATGCCAAGATAATCGATTTTTCAAATAGGGGCTTAAAGTCTTTAAACTACGAAACCGTTGTAAAAATCAACAATGTCTACTTTGATGAAGTGAAAAAGCAGTTGAATGATTATCTGATAAATGCGCTGGCCAACTATTCGATTCATGTGTACAGTGCACCATTGCTTGGCGCTTCTAGGGCGCTATTGAGCAAAAGGATGAGTGTCGGGCAACTGATAAATGCTGTATCTGATGATATATCATCTGTGAAGGAGATCCGTAGGTATCTTAAGGGTTCGTTCGCCTCAGTGAACCTTAAGATGTTGTCCGCGATAGAATCAGATTTAATTGAGATAACATCCGAACAGCCGGTTATAGAGGCGGTTAATGATCAGGATAAAATTTCTAATTACGCAGAGGTATTCTTGAAGGTAGCAGACAGAGTTGAGGATGAATTCAAGAACATGAACAGGCATTTGGAGATGGAAATAGAGAGCGAGAAAAGGCTTTTGAAGGATTTCTCAAAGTTTAAGAGAAAATTCGACAGAGGTACAAAATAA
- a CDS encoding YbjQ family protein: MAFTSDLSTSDFWLLRKQGYMPLGLVVGNSVYSMGVVGGMMTGIKGMGKGEIPQITELLYNARMMALNRMLDEANKLGADGVIAVKLNINYMHNGEWMEVTAIGTAVKHVDNGFGSRGDDPQVMIPMHSSDVKDV; encoded by the coding sequence ATGGCTTTTACAAGCGATCTGTCGACTAGTGACTTTTGGCTTCTTAGGAAGCAGGGCTACATGCCTCTTGGCCTCGTCGTAGGAAATTCCGTATACAGCATGGGTGTTGTAGGGGGGATGATGACAGGGATAAAAGGTATGGGAAAAGGGGAAATACCTCAGATAACAGAGCTTCTCTACAACGCAAGGATGATGGCATTGAACAGGATGCTTGATGAAGCGAACAAGCTTGGAGCGGATGGAGTTATAGCGGTAAAGCTAAATATCAACTACATGCACAATGGGGAATGGATGGAGGTTACCGCAATAGGCACAGCAGTAAAGCACGTTGATAATGGCTTTGGCAGCAGGGGAGACGACCCACAGGTAATGATACCAATGCATTCAAGCGATGTAAAGGACGTCTGA